From the genome of Gemmatimonas phototrophica, one region includes:
- a CDS encoding alpha/beta fold hydrolase has protein sequence MIAQLPGFQIGYDDQGDGLPVVFLHGFPHDRTLWAAQRLALAPQARCIVPDVRGFGDSSTHGPYSMDQYADDLAALLDWLQIERAVVCGLSMGGYIAMAMWRRHPDRVRAFVFCDTKAAADTDDGKAKREALMALVKRDGTRVIADAQIGGMVGPATREKRPEVVATLRAMMGRQSAAGVAGALQALRDRPDSRATLQSISVPSLVIVGEDDVLTPIKEARAIAEALPSAARVRLEIIAGAGHVPCLERPAATTHALSDFFATLA, from the coding sequence ATGATTGCGCAGCTGCCCGGCTTTCAGATTGGCTACGACGATCAGGGGGATGGCCTGCCGGTGGTGTTTCTCCATGGCTTCCCCCACGACCGCACGCTTTGGGCGGCGCAGCGGCTGGCGCTGGCGCCCCAGGCGCGGTGCATTGTGCCGGATGTGCGTGGCTTTGGGGATTCGTCCACCCACGGGCCCTATTCCATGGACCAATACGCGGACGATCTCGCGGCACTGCTGGACTGGCTGCAGATCGAGCGGGCGGTGGTGTGCGGACTCTCCATGGGGGGGTACATCGCCATGGCCATGTGGCGTCGTCATCCGGACCGGGTGCGGGCCTTTGTCTTCTGCGACACGAAGGCAGCGGCGGATACCGACGACGGGAAGGCCAAGCGTGAGGCGCTGATGGCGCTGGTGAAGCGCGACGGGACGCGGGTGATTGCCGACGCGCAGATCGGCGGCATGGTTGGACCGGCGACCCGGGAGAAGCGCCCCGAAGTAGTAGCGACGCTGCGGGCGATGATGGGGCGGCAGTCGGCCGCGGGAGTGGCAGGGGCGCTGCAGGCGTTGCGGGACCGCCCTGACTCACGCGCCACACTGCAATCGATTAGCGTTCCGTCCCTGGTGATCGTGGGGGAAGACGATGTGTTGACCCCTATCAAAGAGGCGCGGGCGATCGCGGAGGCATTACCTTCCGCAGCGCGCGTGCGACTTGAGATTATCGCCGGCGCCGGTCATGTGCCCTGCCTCGAACGGCCTGCCGCCACCACGCACGCCCTCTCTGACTTCTTCGCCACGCTGGCATGA
- a CDS encoding indolepyruvate ferredoxin oxidoreductase subunit alpha — protein MPYVITEACISVKDKSCVDVCPVDCIYEGADQLYIHPDECIDCGACEPECPVTAIFPEEDVPVQLKSFIGKNKDVFNGENPPGRPTR, from the coding sequence ATGCCCTACGTCATCACTGAAGCCTGTATCTCCGTCAAGGACAAGTCGTGCGTGGACGTCTGCCCCGTGGATTGCATCTACGAGGGAGCGGACCAGCTCTATATCCACCCCGACGAGTGCATCGACTGCGGCGCCTGCGAGCCCGAGTGCCCCGTCACCGCCATCTTCCCCGAGGAAGATGTGCCCGTGCAGCTCAAGAGCTTCATTGGCAAGAACAAGGACGTCTTCAACGGCGAGAATCCGCCGGGGCGGCCGACCCGCTAA
- a CDS encoding methyltransferase family protein has translation MTQNAAAPTISEAERSSAARIGQVLFKNRGWLPVPFLAVPLLLPGVQTATTWIVGLVIVAIGEMIRTAGVAAAGTVTRRRSRDVQRLVTYGAFAWCRNPLYVGNFLAWIGFTVVSGVFWFIPVAIVIFAIEYTLIVRYEEGVLESIFGQEYLDYKARTPRWFGRPPAGATQGQHDWKEAIWSERSTILQYVVLIGAFWYKGTL, from the coding sequence ATGACCCAGAACGCTGCAGCACCCACCATTTCCGAAGCCGAACGCTCCAGCGCCGCCCGTATCGGGCAGGTGCTCTTCAAGAATCGCGGCTGGCTGCCGGTCCCTTTTCTGGCGGTGCCGCTCCTGCTGCCGGGGGTGCAGACGGCCACCACGTGGATCGTGGGGCTCGTGATCGTGGCCATTGGCGAAATGATCCGCACCGCGGGCGTGGCCGCCGCCGGCACGGTGACGCGCCGTCGCTCGCGTGACGTACAGCGACTGGTGACGTACGGCGCCTTTGCCTGGTGCCGCAACCCACTCTACGTGGGGAATTTTCTCGCCTGGATCGGCTTTACGGTGGTGAGCGGCGTGTTCTGGTTCATTCCGGTGGCGATCGTGATTTTCGCCATCGAGTACACGCTCATCGTGCGCTACGAAGAAGGGGTGCTGGAATCGATCTTCGGGCAGGAATACCTGGACTACAAGGCCCGCACCCCACGCTGGTTTGGCCGCCCGCCCGCCGGTGCGACGCAGGGGCAGCACGACTGGAAGGAAGCGATCTGGAGCGAGCGGTCCACGATCCTGCAGTATGTCGTCTTGATTGGGGCGTTCTGGTACAAGGGAACGCTCTAA
- a CDS encoding YhbY family RNA-binding protein: MSMTGKERAELRSEAHHLDVLVHIGHAGLTPTLLTSLDDVLRTKELVKVQVAKAGELTAKEAANEAAEQMGAEVVQVIGRTFTLYRENPELKKKGDLPPWRR, encoded by the coding sequence ATGAGTATGACCGGCAAGGAGCGCGCGGAACTGCGCTCCGAGGCACATCATCTTGATGTGCTCGTGCACATTGGCCACGCGGGGCTCACGCCGACGCTCCTGACGAGCCTCGACGACGTGCTGCGCACCAAGGAGCTGGTCAAGGTGCAGGTGGCCAAGGCCGGGGAGCTCACGGCCAAGGAGGCCGCCAACGAAGCCGCCGAGCAGATGGGCGCTGAAGTGGTGCAGGTCATTGGCCGAACCTTCACCCTGTACCGGGAAAACCCGGAGCTCAAGAAGAAAGGCGACCTACCCCCGTGGCGCCGCTGA
- a CDS encoding M23 family metallopeptidase, with protein MVPVEGFTPRMLRDNYTAGRGAGKIHGALDILAPRSTPVLAAADHVIGRLFEGPVGGIVIYAYDEDGQFVYYYAHLERYRRGLAIGDRVAKGSVIGYVGTTGNAPPNAPHLHFQVMKRGRGRAWWDGPPINPYSFFALDGVRP; from the coding sequence ATGGTGCCGGTGGAGGGGTTCACCCCCCGCATGCTGCGCGACAACTACACGGCCGGCCGCGGGGCGGGGAAGATTCACGGGGCGCTCGACATCCTGGCCCCCCGCTCCACGCCGGTGCTGGCGGCGGCGGACCACGTCATTGGGCGGCTGTTCGAGGGCCCGGTGGGCGGGATTGTCATTTACGCCTATGACGAGGACGGGCAGTTCGTGTATTACTATGCCCACCTGGAACGGTACCGCCGAGGGTTGGCCATCGGGGACCGAGTCGCCAAGGGATCGGTGATTGGCTACGTTGGAACCACGGGGAACGCACCACCGAACGCCCCGCATCTGCATTTTCAGGTGATGAAACGGGGGCGCGGGCGCGCCTGGTGGGACGGGCCCCCGATCAATCCGTATTCGTTTTTCGCACTCGACGGGGTTCGTCCATGA